GCGACTTTGCCCATGCCCACACCGAGTTCCGTCGCAGTCTGATTCACTACATCGTGCAGCGACGGCGCGGTCCACTCGCCCAGCGCAGACAACTTCGTCAGCACGGTGTTAAGCGGTCCCGCGGACTCGGCAGTCAGATTCTTCTTCGCCGCCTTCTCGTCATACGAGGTGACGTCCTTGAAGAAGAAGACACTGTTCTGCGCCATCTCCTTCAGCGTCTTCGCCCGCTCCTGCTGCGCCTTCGCGACGGCGGCGAGCTTCGCATCGTCGGTGACGTTCACACCGAGCGCGGCGAGATGCGGCTGCAAATACTGAGCGATGCGCTCCGGCGTGGCCCGCATGATGTGCTGCTGATTCAGCCAAAGCAGCTTGTCGGGATTGAAGGCCGACGCCGATTTGTTCACATCCTTGATGTCGAACAGCTGCGTCATCTCCTCCATCGAGAACACTTCCTGATCGCCATGCGACCAGCCCAGGCGCACCAGGTAGTTCAGCAGTGCCTCGGGCAGATAGCCGTCCTCACGATACTGGAGCACGCTCACCGCGCCGTGCCTCTTGGAGAGCTTCGCGCCGTCCGGCCCGAGGATCATCGGCACATGCGCATACGAAGGCACCGCGGCGCCAAGCGCCTTGAGCATGTTGATCTGGCGTGGAGTGTTGTTGAGATGATCGTCGCCGCGAATGACGTGCGTGCACTTCATGTCGCTGTCGTCGACCACGACACAGAAGTTGTACGTCGGCGTGCCATCCGAGCGGGCGATGATCAGGTCATCGAGCTCCATGTTGTCGAACACGACATTGCCGTGAATGACGTCTTCGACGACCACGCTGCCTTCCAACGGATTCTTGAAGCGCACCACGGGCGAAACGCCCGGCCGCGGCTCGGTGCGATTGCGGCAGGTGCCGTCGTAGCGAGGCTTCTGCTTGGCCTCGATCTGGCGGTTGCGCATCTGCTCCAGCTCTTCCTTGGAGCAATAGCAGTGATACGCGTGACCGTTCTTGAGGAACTGATCGATGACCTCGCGATAACGATCCATCCGGCGGGTCTGATAGAACGGACCCTCGTCCGCCGTGAGTCCGAGCCACTCCATGCCGTCCAGGATGACCTGCGCCGCCTCGTCGGTGGAACGCTCCCGGTCGGTGTCTTCGACGCGAAGAATGAAGACGCCGCCGTGGCGGCGGGCGTACAACCAGGAGAACAGCGCCGTGCGCACGCCGCCGATATGCAGCATGCCGGTGGGGCTGGGAGCGAATCGAGTTCGGATGGCCATGGCGCCTTATCGGCCGCCAAGCCGGTATGCATCCGAATCGTTAGGAGTGGTGGGCGGTACAGGGATTGAACCTGTGACCCCTGCCGTGTGAAAGCAGTGCTCTACCGCTGAGCTAACCGCCCGATGCCGGCCCGACGAACCGTCTGAGGTTTGAAGGGGCGCGTAGTTTAGGGAGGACGACGGTCTCGGTCAAATCAAGTCACGTGCACCGGCGGCGGCCGGTTCAGCATCACCCAGTACAGCC
This Longimicrobiales bacterium DNA region includes the following protein-coding sequences:
- the gltX gene encoding glutamate--tRNA ligase, which produces MAIRTRFAPSPTGMLHIGGVRTALFSWLYARRHGGVFILRVEDTDRERSTDEAAQVILDGMEWLGLTADEGPFYQTRRMDRYREVIDQFLKNGHAYHCYCSKEELEQMRNRQIEAKQKPRYDGTCRNRTEPRPGVSPVVRFKNPLEGSVVVEDVIHGNVVFDNMELDDLIIARSDGTPTYNFCVVVDDSDMKCTHVIRGDDHLNNTPRQINMLKALGAAVPSYAHVPMILGPDGAKLSKRHGAVSVLQYREDGYLPEALLNYLVRLGWSHGDQEVFSMEEMTQLFDIKDVNKSASAFNPDKLLWLNQQHIMRATPERIAQYLQPHLAALGVNVTDDAKLAAVAKAQQERAKTLKEMAQNSVFFFKDVTSYDEKAAKKNLTAESAGPLNTVLTKLSALGEWTAPSLHDVVNQTATELGVGMGKVAQPIRVAVSGGTVSPPIDVTLEVLGREAVLARLERALAYAQGGAG